The following nucleotide sequence is from Flavobacterium sp. N1736.
TATAATAATTCCTTCCCAAGCTAAACGCTGGAAAATGAAATAGTAAATACCCGGAACGACGATGTTTTCTTTTGGTAATTTTACGGTTATAGAAGCAAGATTATCTAATTTCTGAATTAGTTTTTCACGCATAAAATGTTTTTCAACCAAATGATTTACACTGCTACTAACCACGATGTTAGTTTCATTTACACCACGAGATGAGGTATAAAAAATATCAGATAAAACATTAATATCAGAAATTAAATCGGCTTGTTTGTTCAATACGGTTTCTGAAGCAGCAAATGTGTAATCTGTTAATTCAGAACGAACTGTAATCTCACCAATATTCTTAATTACCTTATTAATTTTATGGTTCAATTTAAAATCTAATTCTTCTGTGAGTCGTTTTAGCGACATTACAACAGCGCCTTGTTTTACTTCCTTACCAAATTCACTTTCCAATTCGGTCATAATGTTCCGGGAAAGAGAAGTTAAGTTGATAATTCCGAGCGATAACGCATTTAATAAAAAGGGTTTTGTCTTGATGTAATTTTCTACAATTGAAGAAACGGTTTTCATAATTCTTTTTTTTTTGTAACTTAATTGGGTTGGTTTAGTTGAATAGTTGTTATAAAACTTTGCAAATATAAATAAAAAAACAATTTGTTACAAATATAACAATAAAAAATTATGTTAAAAATGATAAAATGCGTCGGTAAGATGTTCAATAGCAAATGATTCTCCGTTTTTCTGGATAGCCATAATGTCAAATCTAATATTTATATCATCACAAAAATCCTTTTCCCTATAGTTTATGTAGGCATTTACTGCTTTTATAAGAAGTTTGATCTTTTTTGCCTTCACAAAATCTTGTGGTAAACCAAAATCTGTGCTAGATCTTGTTTTTACTTCAATTACAGCTAAAATATTTTCTTTTTGCGCAATAATGTCTATTTCGGCTTTCTTAAAAGTCCAGTTTCTATCCAGAATTTCATATCCGTTTTGAAGCAGATATTCTACAGCAAGTTCTTCTCCTTTTTTTCCGAGTTCGTTGTGTTCA
It contains:
- a CDS encoding YraN family protein translates to MAEHNELGKKGEELAVEYLLQNGYEILDRNWTFKKAEIDIIAQKENILAVIEVKTRSSTDFGLPQDFVKAKKIKLLIKAVNAYINYREKDFCDDINIRFDIMAIQKNGESFAIEHLTDAFYHF
- a CDS encoding aspartate kinase; this encodes MKTVSSIVENYIKTKPFLLNALSLGIINLTSLSRNIMTELESEFGKEVKQGAVVMSLKRLTEELDFKLNHKINKVIKNIGEITVRSELTDYTFAASETVLNKQADLISDINVLSDIFYTSSRGVNETNIVVSSSVNHLVEKHFMREKLIQKLDNLASITVKLPKENIVVPGIYYFIFQRLAWEGIIINEVISTSNEFTILVGEDQVDVAFKVIKDLKN